A genomic region of Gimesia chilikensis contains the following coding sequences:
- a CDS encoding alpha/beta hydrolase, protein MNWLFWCLLILIGIELIIQYCIIRAAYPVLYAPLPDRFQLAGTLNTLPDKDSGIQIESVSFPSVDGLTLRGLLALPAQSPPRGVILFCHPFRLSGQIGLYQCRGLLDAGFAVFTFDFRNHGKSDQDPNYNSVHWLSEHELNDTRAAIRYLRQHAELKELPLGLLGMCRGAAAALSVATRKPEIQYIACEGAFINESLFLDHAIRWGERFLPRLFIQLVPTWEVTRAFRIMVWFTQRRQGCRFVNLKPLLRNLENRKLLFFVGEKDQSVVPCMSEQIIGRIHHSETSLCSLPGAVHNAGRFAQQELYDQRLVEFFSQMVETQEKTASDAADPDVKSESALVSHQ, encoded by the coding sequence GTGAATTGGTTGTTCTGGTGCCTGCTGATACTGATCGGCATCGAGTTAATCATCCAATATTGTATCATCCGGGCTGCTTACCCCGTTCTCTATGCGCCCCTGCCAGATCGTTTTCAGCTGGCTGGAACGCTTAATACTCTACCTGACAAAGACTCCGGGATTCAAATTGAGTCCGTCTCCTTTCCTTCCGTCGACGGCCTGACACTGCGAGGTCTGCTGGCACTTCCGGCGCAATCCCCACCGCGGGGGGTCATTCTGTTCTGCCACCCATTTCGGCTGTCGGGACAGATCGGACTCTACCAGTGTCGCGGCTTACTGGATGCGGGCTTCGCCGTGTTTACGTTTGATTTTCGCAATCATGGCAAAAGCGATCAGGACCCGAATTACAATTCCGTGCACTGGCTGTCAGAACACGAACTCAACGACACCCGCGCAGCCATCAGATATCTCCGCCAGCATGCGGAACTGAAAGAACTTCCTCTCGGCTTGCTGGGAATGTGTCGTGGCGCAGCAGCAGCCCTCTCAGTTGCGACCAGAAAACCCGAAATCCAGTACATTGCCTGCGAAGGCGCGTTTATCAACGAATCCCTGTTCCTCGATCATGCGATTCGCTGGGGAGAACGTTTTCTACCACGCCTGTTTATTCAGCTGGTCCCAACGTGGGAGGTGACCCGGGCGTTTCGCATTATGGTCTGGTTCACTCAACGGCGACAGGGGTGTCGCTTCGTTAATCTCAAGCCCCTGCTCCGTAACCTGGAAAACAGAAAACTGCTGTTCTTCGTCGGAGAGAAAGATCAGAGTGTCGTGCCCTGCATGTCAGAGCAGATCATCGGCCGCATTCATCACTCTGAGACCTCGTTATGCTCACTCCCGGGTGCAGTGCACAACGCCGGCCGCTTCGCTCAACAGGAACTTTACGATCAACGGCTCGTGGAGTTCTTCTCACAGATGGTTGAAACGCAGGAGAAAACTGCCTCTGACGCTGCTGATCCTGATGTGAAATCTGAGTCTGCACTCGTCTCACACCAGTGA